In Blastocatellia bacterium, the genomic stretch TCCGCACGCAATCGCTAATCAGCATGCTGGCGGGCCCCTTGTTCGCCCCTAGCCCCCGGCCCCTGGCCCCGAATCGCAATGCTCGAAAAACTTTTCAAGCTGAAAGAGCAGGGCGCGAGCCTGCGCGGCGAGGCGCTGGCGGCGCTGACCACCTTTGCGACCATGGCCTACATCATCTTCGTGCAGCCGGTTGTGCTGAGCGCGGCGGGGATGGATGCGGGAGCGGTCTTCACTTCGACCTGCCTGATCACGGCCTTTTCGACTCTGTTGATGGCGCTGCTGGCGAATTATCCGGTTGCCGTCGCGCCGGCGATGGGACATAACTTCTTTTTCGCCTTCGTCGTCGTGCTGACCATGAAAGTGCCCTGGCAGGTAGGGCTCGGCGCGGTTTTCATTTCGGGCCTCATCTTCGTAGCAACCGCCTCCGTCGGACTGCGCGAGCAACTTGTAGCCGCTGTGCCCGAGACTTTGAAATCGGCCATCGCCGCAGGCATCGGCCTGCTCATCACGCTGATCGGCCTGGAGTGGGCGGGAATTGTCCGCCTCGACGCCAATACCTTTGTCACGCTCGGCCACCTCGAAAGCCGCCCGGCACTGGTCGCCTTCGCCGGCTTGCTGGTGACGCTGGTTTTGATGGCGCGCGGCGTCAAGGGAGCGATTCTCATCGGCGGCGTCGTCGCGGCGATTGTCGGCATCCCGCTCGGCGTCGTCGCGCGACCGGAGGCCATCGTCAGCCTGCCGCCGTCGCTTGCGCCCACGGCTCTGAAACTGGATTTGCTCGGCGCGCTCAAGCAAGGGCTGTTCGCCATCATCTTCATTTTTTTCTTCCTCGACCTGTTCGATACGGTCGGCTCGCTGATCGGCATCGCCAGGCAGGCGGGCTTGATTGAGGACGGCAAGCTGCCGCGGGTCGGGCGCGCCCTGCTTGCGGACGCCATCGGCACAGTCGGCTCGGCAATGGTCGGCAATACGACGATGGTGAGTTATATCGAGAGCGCCTCGGGTGTGGCCGCCGGCGGGCGCACGGGGCTGGTTGGCGTCTTTGTCGCCGGCTTGTTTGTAGCGGCGATGTTCTTTTCGCCACTGGTGCGCGCCATCAGCGGCGGCTATGCGGTACCCGAAACGGTGTTGATTGATGGGCAGCAGATCGCCCGCACCTTTGTTTACTACCCGGTGACTTCGCCGGCGCTGATCGTCGTCGGCAGCCTGATGATTCGTGCCGTGCGCGACATCGAGTGGGATGACTTCACCGAAGCGCTGCCGGCATTCCTGACGCTGGTGCTGATGCCGCTGACCTTCAGCATCACGGACGGCATGGCCTTCGGGTTTATCTCGTATGCGCTCTTGAAACTGGCGACGGGCCGCGCCCGCGAGGCGCACTGGCTGATCTACCTGTTCGCCGCGCTCTTCGTCATCCGGTACGCTGTGCCGGGCTTGCGGTGAAGGTGGCATTTGATTAACCAGAGAATCACCCCCGTTGAAAACGCTTCATCGTTGTGCTTTACTCTCTTACACTGGAGGTGTAGGCAATGGAGGTGTAGGCAATGAGCGACGACGAGCGACAGCGCCAGATGGATTTCATCCTCAGCCAGCAAGCGACTTTCAGTTCCGACATGGTCGAGTTGAAATCGCGTATCGATCAACAGGGCAGCAACATAGACAAGCTGGCGGGCGTCGTCGCGCAGCTCGCCGAAACTATAGAGGCACAGCGTGAGGCACAGCGTCAGGAATCCGAGCGACTTGCCGAAACTATCGAGGCGCAACGTCAAGAAACCCAGTTCGCGATTAACAACCTCATCATTGCCAACGAAGCGACGCGCGAGCTGGCGAACCGGGCGGCTGAATTGGCGTTCAACACCAGCCGCCGGCTGACCGCCCACGAAAACCAACCGCATGGTCAGGAGTGACATCTCCTCAATCGCGACCGGTGACACCGATGCTTGCCGTCTCCAGATTTCCTGTGGTAAAACTTGGTTGCGCCAAAGTAGAGCGCGAGTAGCTCAATGGTAGAGCATCGGCTTCCCAAGCCGGTGGTTGCGGGTTCGATCCCCGTCTCGCGCTCCAATCCTTTTCACCCCAGGACGCTTCCCTAAACAGAGCCATGAAAGATACTGCGCCTCCCGATGTCGCCGCCCGTCTGGCCGTGCGTGAACGGCCCGATGGCATGCCGATCATGTACCAATCCTGGGACAAGCTGCTGTTTATGCACTGGCCGATCCGCACAGACGCGCTCCGCCACCACATCCCTGAGCGCTTGCACATCGACACGTTCGACGGCCAGGCGTGGATCGCCATCACACCGTTCACCGTGCGCGACGCGCGCCCGGTCTTCGTGCCGCCGCTGCCGTGGGTGAGCGACTTCCACGAGACCAACGTGCGCACCTATGTCTACATCGATGGCGTCCCCGGCGTCTGGTTCTTCTCGTTGGACGCCAACAGTCTGGTGGCCGTGCTGGGGGCGCGCGCCTTCTTTAGTCTGCCGTACCACGAGGCCGAGATTCAGCTTGAGCAGAAGGATCAGACGATAGACTACGTCGCGTCACGCAAAGACGCCGCCGCGCCCGCCGAATTCCGCGCCACCTGGACGATTGGCCCTGACCTGCCACAGGCCGAGCCCGGCTCGCTCGAATTCTTTCTCGTCGAGCGTTATTGCCTCTATACCTCAAGCGCCGGCAAACTCTACCGCTGCCGCATACACCATCGCCCCTGGCCTTTGCAGCAGCCGCAACTGTCGGCCTATCACTCCTCAATAGTCGAAGCGGATGGCTTGCCGACGCCCGCCGGTCAGCCGCTGCTACACGCGGGAGGGCCAGTCGACGTCGATGTCTGGCCGCTCGAAGAAATCTGATGCCTTGCTTTCACGCTTGACCTGGCTTCAAAGCCGTTATACAAATGCGGAGACGCTTTGTGAAAGCATTCGCCAATATCGGTTGCGACGCCCACCCGCCGTTGCCAGCATGGGTCTGCGCGGAATGATTGACGATAACCGGCCAGCCGCTGAAATCCTGGAACACTTCAGAATCATTTCTGAGCTGGTCGCTGACTACGCCTTTTCCTGTGCCGTGACCCCGGAAGGCGCGCTGCTGATTGAGTGGGCGACCGATTCGTTCGCGCGCGTCACCGGCTATACGACAGACGAGATCAACCAGCACGGCTGGCAAACGCTGATTCATCCTGACGATTTGCCGCTAGTTCAGCAACAGCTTGACCATCTCAGGGCGGGAGAGGCTTCGGTTTCCGAGCTGCGCCTTATCCGCAAGGGCGGCGAGGTGCGCTGGATGCGCAACTACTCGCGGCCTGTGCTGGACGAGCAGCGCCGCCTCATTCGCATTCACGGCGCGGCGCAGGACGTCACCGAGCACAAGCAGGCCGATGCCGAGCTTGCGCAGAACGAAGAGCGCTTCAAGCTCGCGGTCAGCGGCGCGCCGTTGACCCTTTTCGAACAAGACCTCGACCTCAAGTACCGCTGGGTCTATCCCCATCGCATCGAATTTCCCGAAGGCAATCTGGGGCGAAGCGACGCCGACCTGATCCCCGCCGAAGACGCAGAAGTGCTGATGCGACTGAAGCGCGAAGTGATTGAGCGCGGTGTCCCCTTGCGCCAGGAGATTCGCGCCACCCTGCCCGGCGCGGCGCGCTGGTATGATCTGGTCATCGAGCCGAAGCGCGACAGCGACGGCAACATCGTCGGCATCGCCGGCGCGGCCTTTGACATCACCGACCGCAAGCAGGCCGAAGCGCGATTGCAAGAATCCGAAGAGCGCTTTGCCAAAGCCTTCAACGCCAACCCCGACCCGATGACTATCCATCGCATCAGTGATGGCCGCTACATTGCCGCCAACGACAGTTTTTTGAGCGTCACCGGGTTTTCAAGGGATGAAGTGTTGGGCCGCACCGCCGCAGAGCTGAATCTCGTTGTCGCCAGCGAGCACCCCGAGCAGTGGGGGCAACTGCTCAGAGCGCAAGGGGGCTTCCATAACCTGGAAGCCGTCTACCGCACACGGCACGGCGAGATTCGCACGGCGCTCATGTCGGCGGAAGTCATTGAGGTCGGCGGCGAGCCCTGCATTCTCGCGGTCTCGACCGACATCACCGAGCGCAAGCACGCCGAAGAGGAGCGCGCTGAGATGCTCGCCCACGAGCAGGCGCTACGCATCGAAGCCGAGCAGGCGAATCGTCTGAAGGACGAATTTCTCGCGACGATCTCACACGAATTGCGCACGCCGCTTAACGCCATTCTCGGCTGGGCCAGCATGCTGCGCGGCGGCAAGCTCGACGCCGAGCTTGCGGCTCGCGCCCTTGAGACCATTGAGCGCAACGGCAAGTCACAGGCCAAGCTCATCGAAGACCTGCTCGATATCTCGCGCATCATCACCGGCAAGCTGCGGCTGAACGTTCAGCCGGTCGAGCTGGCCACGGTCGTTGAAGCGGCGCTCGACGTCATCCGCCCGGCTGCCGGTGCCAAAGAGATTCGCCTGCAAGTCATCCTCGACCCGCACGCCGGGCCGGTCTCCGGCGATCCCGAGCGCTTGCAGCAGGTCGTCTGGAACCTGCTTTCAAACGCCATCAAATTCACGCCCAAAGGTGGCCGCGTGCAGGTTCGTCTGGAGAGACAGAATTCGCAGGCCACCTTGACCGTGAGCGACGACGGCAAGGGGATCAGCCCGGAGTTTTTGCCTTTCGTGTTTGATCGTTTCCGCCAGGCCGATGCCGGCATCACGCGGGCGCATGGCGGATTGGGCCTGGGGCTGTCCATCGTCCGTCACTTGATCGAGCAGCATGGTGGCAGCGTCGCGGCCTACAGCGA encodes the following:
- a CDS encoding NCS2 family permease, producing the protein MLEKLFKLKEQGASLRGEALAALTTFATMAYIIFVQPVVLSAAGMDAGAVFTSTCLITAFSTLLMALLANYPVAVAPAMGHNFFFAFVVVLTMKVPWQVGLGAVFISGLIFVATASVGLREQLVAAVPETLKSAIAAGIGLLITLIGLEWAGIVRLDANTFVTLGHLESRPALVAFAGLLVTLVLMARGVKGAILIGGVVAAIVGIPLGVVARPEAIVSLPPSLAPTALKLDLLGALKQGLFAIIFIFFFLDLFDTVGSLIGIARQAGLIEDGKLPRVGRALLADAIGTVGSAMVGNTTMVSYIESASGVAAGGRTGLVGVFVAGLFVAAMFFSPLVRAISGGYAVPETVLIDGQQIARTFVYYPVTSPALIVVGSLMIRAVRDIEWDDFTEALPAFLTLVLMPLTFSITDGMAFGFISYALLKLATGRAREAHWLIYLFAALFVIRYAVPGLR
- a CDS encoding DUF2071 domain-containing protein; this encodes MKDTAPPDVAARLAVRERPDGMPIMYQSWDKLLFMHWPIRTDALRHHIPERLHIDTFDGQAWIAITPFTVRDARPVFVPPLPWVSDFHETNVRTYVYIDGVPGVWFFSLDANSLVAVLGARAFFSLPYHEAEIQLEQKDQTIDYVASRKDAAAPAEFRATWTIGPDLPQAEPGSLEFFLVERYCLYTSSAGKLYRCRIHHRPWPLQQPQLSAYHSSIVEADGLPTPAGQPLLHAGGPVDVDVWPLEEI
- a CDS encoding PAS domain S-box protein; amino-acid sequence: MIDDNRPAAEILEHFRIISELVADYAFSCAVTPEGALLIEWATDSFARVTGYTTDEINQHGWQTLIHPDDLPLVQQQLDHLRAGEASVSELRLIRKGGEVRWMRNYSRPVLDEQRRLIRIHGAAQDVTEHKQADAELAQNEERFKLAVSGAPLTLFEQDLDLKYRWVYPHRIEFPEGNLGRSDADLIPAEDAEVLMRLKREVIERGVPLRQEIRATLPGAARWYDLVIEPKRDSDGNIVGIAGAAFDITDRKQAEARLQESEERFAKAFNANPDPMTIHRISDGRYIAANDSFLSVTGFSRDEVLGRTAAELNLVVASEHPEQWGQLLRAQGGFHNLEAVYRTRHGEIRTALMSAEVIEVGGEPCILAVSTDITERKHAEEERAEMLAHEQALRIEAEQANRLKDEFLATISHELRTPLNAILGWASMLRGGKLDAELAARALETIERNGKSQAKLIEDLLDISRIITGKLRLNVQPVELATVVEAALDVIRPAAGAKEIRLQVILDPHAGPVSGDPERLQQVVWNLLSNAIKFTPKGGRVQVRLERQNSQATLTVSDDGKGISPEFLPFVFDRFRQADAGITRAHGGLGLGLSIVRHLIEQHGGSVAAYSDGEGRGATFKISLPLMIIHSARSTAERRAMMFEPPPSPLLECPPPLTGLRLLVVEDDPDARILLQTMLKQCEADVKAADSVARALTILAEWQPDLLISDIEMPREDGYSLIRNIRSRGSAHGSRLPAIALTAHARVEDRVRALTAGFDAHVAKPVEANELVTVILSLARMSGKD